CTTCGTCATCGAGTTCGGCATCCGCCACGATCACGACGAATCCACGCTCAACACGGGTGATTCCATCCCCTTGCCCGCCGAGTGTATCGATCGTCACCGTTCGGACCTCGCCTTCTTTGACGGGTGGTTCTGGCCTCTCCCCCCGTTGAGGAAGACGCTGAAGCGTCAGAGGATGCTGTGTCGCGGCGGTCATCTGCTGCGTCCTCTGTCTCAGTCGGAAGCACGGCAACTCGATAGACCACTCCTGGGTCAACCGTCGCTCGTTCGACCAACTCTTTTGGAATCTCGATCTGCAGTCTTCCGCCTT
Above is a genomic segment from Halalkalicoccus sp. NIPERK01 containing:
- a CDS encoding TRAM domain-containing protein — translated: MTAATQHPLTLQRLPQRGERPEPPVKEGEVRTVTIDTLGGQGDGITRVERGFVVIVADAELDDEVTVEIDTVQSNVAFASITERDE